Below is a genomic region from Bdellovibrionota bacterium.
AAGTACCAACTTCCCTCCTTCAGACGAACTCATTGAGAAATGCATTAAAAACTAATCTTTATTTTCTTTTTTCAAAAATAAAACGTGGACGCATTGTAAGTACTAAAGCTGGGAACAACGTTAGTGCCGCTATAGAGCTTGTAAGCATTGCCGTTGCGATCAAGAAACCCATCCATATATGAATTAGGAATCCCCAAGATATCATCAAAATACCAAAGCCGCCGGCAACAGCAGAAGATACAAACAATGTGGCCTTGCCTGCAGAACGATAGGCCTTGTGTAACGCATCTTCCTCGGATTGATCTTTACGGAGCTCTTCCCTCATCCTGTAGCTCATATAGATGCCATAATCTGCTCCAATACCAACTGCCATTGCCGACACTAGTGCTGTGGCAATTTGAAGTGGAATGGAGAATAAGCCCATCACACCAAAATTAACAACAACCGCTGCAATCAATGGCACCAAAATTAGAATTCCTGCAATGAACGATCTAAATACTATTGAGGAAACTAAAAATACTGCGAAGAGGATCTGAGCAATATTCAAAATTTTCTCACGAATCATTACTTCGTTCAGAGCAACGCCATTGACGGCACCACCTCCAATATCAACTGAAATTTCTGGTGGAAAGTTAGTTTTAGCAAATACATTTATTTTTTTAGTTAGATCTTCAATATAGGCACTGCTATCAGTTTTGATAAAAGCTGCTATTATGGTTTTCTTACGATCTTTGTCTACCCAGCTATCAAACTCTCCTTCTTCACCGCGTTCCTCAAAAGCTTGAAAGAACGCACCAAGGGTTTCTGGGTCCTCAGGTAACTTATAAAACTCTTCCTTATTAACGTTCATAGCCTGATTCATTCGCTTGATAAAATTATTTATGGAAACAGTCTTTCCCACCAATGGCTGTTGTTCTAAAAATTTTTGAGTTTTTTCTATGCCTTGTACAACAGGGAGTTTCGAAACAGAGTCTGGGATTTTCCCATCTACCAAAACATAGACAACATTTGTTCCTGCTAATTTAGCGTTTATAAGGGCATCGTCTTTTTTAACTTGTAACGAATCCAAAAAATACTCTTTCTGAGAGTTATCAATTTTTACCCAATAAGCTCCTAACGAAAATAGAACGAGAAATGCCAAAGATATGATGTAAACAAATTTTCTTTTATTGAAAGCCAAGTTAAAGAAATACTCTGTAATTTTATCCCAAAAAGAAATTTGCTGTTCGCGCTGACTCTCTTTATCTCCAGGAGGCGGCAGTATTGCCCGCAATGCTGGAATGAATGTCAGCTCAATAACGAGAGCACTCAATACTCCAAAGCCCGTAAATAGACCGAAAGTTCTGATGGTTTTAATTTCAAAGATAACTAAACTAAAAAAGCCAAGTGCCGCAACTGTACAAGCTACGACCATCACAGGTCCAACTTTTGTTAGAGTCTCTTCGACCGCAGCAAAATTCATTTCCTTTAATGAAAGCTCTGGACGTGATTTTTTAATGTGATGGAATTCCTCGTAGTATCTCTTTAAAATTTGTACAGCGTGACCCGCAGCAATAGCTAAAATAAGTATGGGTGTAGAGGCATTGAAAACATCAAATGACTGGCGCATTAATCCAAGTCCACCGATAGCCCAAACTACAGCAAGTAGTGCGGTTACAAGCGGTAAAATTAACGCCTGCTTTGTGCGAAAGGCTTCGTAGTGAATCAATCCAATCAATATTAGAGCGAGTGGAAATAGAAATGCCATACGCTCAGAAAAAGACTCTAGAGCGGACAGAAAAATAGGCAATCCGCCAATCTCAACATCAATACTGCCGTCCAGTGAAGGACTGATTGCATCCCGTACGTTCTTTTCAATGGCCTTAAACCCTCCTTCTATCTTTGAAAACTCAGCAATAATCTGAGTGGTTTTTTCATCGTCAGAATAAAGCAGTCGTTTAAAAACAGGATCTGAATGGAGCGCATCTTTGAACTGCAGCATCTCCTCCATCGTCTCCGGTGTTTTATCTAGGATCGGCACAGGAACAGGTCCCTCCGGAGTGAGTATGATTTGCTTAGCTTTACTTGTTGCTAGGCCATTGATATGGCTTTTGATAGCGCCTGGAGCATTTTCAATTCTCTCGGTGATTTCTTTTACCCGGTCTAAAAATTGTGTTTGATAAATGTCACCAGACTTTGGAGTGAGCCCAATCACTACTGTAAATTTATTCCCAAAAGTTTTTTCTATTAGATCATTCGTTTTTACAAAATGATGGTTGCGAGGCAAAATATTATCTGGATCAATAATTATTTGCAGACCGCTCAATTGAGTTAAAAGTAAAATTGTGAGTAAACCCGTCAAGACAATTACGGCCTTGCGGTACTTGATCATAAGCTGAATCCAAAAGCGCATTATATACCAACCTTATTTTTGATTATTTTCTTTGATTATGAAATGTGCACTGATATCTATTGTATCCCGAACAGAGGCTATTGCAATTGAAGGATCTGGAATCTTTAAATCTTTAATTGAAACCTGACCTTTAATATCTGCAATCATATCTGAATTCACTTCTACACTTAAAGTCAAAGGATGGTCTTCTCCACGGACATTGATCACTCCCGCAATGTCTTTTCTTGGTCCACCAATCTCAATTTTCTGAGACAATTTTATTTGAATCTTGGGATTATGACTTGCATCTAAGCACTGATCCCACAT
It encodes:
- a CDS encoding MMPL family transporter; its protein translation is MRFWIQLMIKYRKAVIVLTGLLTILLLTQLSGLQIIIDPDNILPRNHHFVKTNDLIEKTFGNKFTVVIGLTPKSGDIYQTQFLDRVKEITERIENAPGAIKSHINGLATSKAKQIILTPEGPVPVPILDKTPETMEEMLQFKDALHSDPVFKRLLYSDDEKTTQIIAEFSKIEGGFKAIEKNVRDAISPSLDGSIDVEIGGLPIFLSALESFSERMAFLFPLALILIGLIHYEAFRTKQALILPLVTALLAVVWAIGGLGLMRQSFDVFNASTPILILAIAAGHAVQILKRYYEEFHHIKKSRPELSLKEMNFAAVEETLTKVGPVMVVACTVAALGFFSLVIFEIKTIRTFGLFTGFGVLSALVIELTFIPALRAILPPPGDKESQREQQISFWDKITEYFFNLAFNKRKFVYIISLAFLVLFSLGAYWVKIDNSQKEYFLDSLQVKKDDALINAKLAGTNVVYVLVDGKIPDSVSKLPVVQGIEKTQKFLEQQPLVGKTVSINNFIKRMNQAMNVNKEEFYKLPEDPETLGAFFQAFEERGEEGEFDSWVDKDRKKTIIAAFIKTDSSAYIEDLTKKINVFAKTNFPPEISVDIGGGAVNGVALNEVMIREKILNIAQILFAVFLVSSIVFRSFIAGILILVPLIAAVVVNFGVMGLFSIPLQIATALVSAMAVGIGADYGIYMSYRMREELRKDQSEEDALHKAYRSAGKATLFVSSAVAGGFGILMISWGFLIHIWMGFLIATAMLTSSIAALTLFPALVLTMRPRFIFEKRK
- a CDS encoding YceI family protein; this encodes MKNKLLLIAVMIFWFSPIVSKSESYNFSSSNYEDAKKADSYIKFDMASTKVGIFTSHFTGYVKKFSISGNKKNNFISDAIVEFDVKELDTDIDSRNEKMWDQCLDASHNPKIQIKLSQKIEIGGPRKDIAGVINVRGEDHPLTLSVEVNSDMIADIKGQVSIKDLKIPDPSIAIASVRDTIDISAHFIIKENNQK